The following coding sequences lie in one Hippopotamus amphibius kiboko isolate mHipAmp2 chromosome 17, mHipAmp2.hap2, whole genome shotgun sequence genomic window:
- the LOC130840704 gene encoding LOW QUALITY PROTEIN: hydroxyacyl-coenzyme A dehydrogenase, mitochondrial-like (The sequence of the model RefSeq protein was modified relative to this genomic sequence to represent the inferred CDS: substituted 1 base at 1 genomic stop codon) produces MAFIMRQSVCSMSSSSATAASAKKILIKHVTVIGGGLMGAGIAQVAAATGHTVVLVDQTEEILAKSRKGIEESLQKVAKKNFAENPKAGNEFMEKTLSSISTSTDAASMVHSADLVVEVIIENLQVKNELFKRLDKFAAEHTIFASNTSSLQITSIANATTRQDQFAGLHFFNPVPMIKLAEVVKTPMTSQKTFESLIDFCKALGKHPVACKDTPGFIVNCLLVPYLMEAVRLYXRGDVTKEDIDIAMKLGAGYPMGPFELLDYIGLDTTKFILDGWHEMDTKNPLFQPSPSMNKLVAEDKFGKKTGEVYYKYK; encoded by the coding sequence ATGGCTTTCATAATGAGGCAGTCCGTGTGCTCCATGTCCTCATCGTCTGCCACCGCGGCCTCAGCGAAGAAAATCCTCATCAAGCACGTGACCGTCATTGGCGGTGGGCTGATGGGTGCCGGCATCGCCCAGGTTGCTGCAGCAACTGGCCACACAGTAGTGTTGGTGGACCAAACAGAGGAGATTCTGGCAAAATCTAGAAAGGGAATTGAGGAAAGCCTTCAGAAAGTAGCCAAGAAGAATTTTGCGGAAAATCCCAAGGCTGGCAATGAGTTCATGGAGAAGACGTTGAGCAGCATATCAACCAGCACGGACGCAGCATCCATGGTCCACAGCGCAGACCTTGTGGTGGAGGTCATCATAGAGAATCTGCAGGTGAAGAATGAGCTCTTCAAGAGGCTGGACAAATTTGCTGCTGAACACACAATCTTTGCCAGCAACACTTCCTCTTTGCAGATCACAAGCATAGCCAACGCCACTACCAGACAGGACCAATTTGCCGGGCTCCATTTCTTCAACCCAGTCCCCATGATAAAACTTGCGGAGGTCGTTAAAACACCAATGACCAGCCAGAAGACTTTTGAATCTCTGATAGACTTCTGCAAAGCCCTGGGAAAGCACCCTGTTGCTTGCAAGGACACTCCCGGGTTTATTGTGAACTGTCTCCTGGTGCCATACCTCATGGAAGCAGTCAGGCTGTATTAACGAGGTGATGTGACCAAGGAAGACATTGATATTGCTATGAAGCTGGGCGCCGGGTACCCCATGGGCCCATTCGAGCTTCTCGATTACATTGGGCTGGATACTACAAAGTTCATCTTGGATGGGTGGCATGAAATGGATACAAAGAACCCCTTGTTTCAGCCCAGCCCATCCATGAATAAGCTGGTAGCAGAGGATAAGTTTGGCAAGAAGACTGGAGAAGTATATTACAAATACAAGTGA